The following proteins come from a genomic window of Eisenibacter elegans DSM 3317:
- a CDS encoding DUF3341 domain-containing protein produces the protein MADNSNKKFLVGIFNDENVLLKAVKQLKAKSVKIHDVYTPYPVHNLDIYLGYKRSRLSKAAFLFGATGTTLAILMQVYMLSIDWPMIVGGKNFVAAPTMVPVTFEFTVLCAALGMVGTFLISNGLGPGKQAFMFDPRSTDDKFVMAIEVGKNVLSETELEAALKEHGAEAVNTKEVLTKKH, from the coding sequence ATGGCAGACAATAGCAATAAAAAATTTTTGGTAGGCATTTTCAATGATGAGAATGTCTTGCTCAAGGCTGTGAAGCAACTCAAAGCCAAGAGTGTAAAGATACACGATGTGTATACGCCGTACCCTGTTCACAACTTGGACATTTATTTGGGTTACAAGCGCTCGCGCTTGTCCAAAGCCGCCTTCTTGTTTGGCGCAACCGGAACTACCTTGGCCATATTGATGCAAGTATATATGCTCAGTATTGACTGGCCGATGATTGTAGGTGGTAAGAACTTCGTGGCCGCTCCTACGATGGTACCAGTAACTTTCGAGTTTACCGTATTGTGTGCAGCTCTTGGTATGGTGGGTACATTTTTGATTTCTAATGGCCTAGGCCCCGGAAAACAAGCGTTTATGTTTGACCCCCGCAGCACTGACGACAAGTTTGTCATGGCTATTGAAGTTGGCAAAAATGTGCTTTCAGAAACAGAATTAGAAGCTGCTTTGAAAGAACACGGCGCTGAAGCTGTAAACACCAAAGAAGTTTTAACCAAAAAACACTAA
- a CDS encoding cytochrome c oxidase subunit II: MVNIILGLTGVLILAIFLMLFRIQTLVSIVQGKEKVGMANRINAALMLIVPIIGYVLFAWYTSKTASDFMLPVASEHGMQTDSLFWICMVIILAMFFITNTALFVFAYRYQYQEGRQASFFHDNTQLEFIWTIIPAIILTGMVLYGNNVWWKIMTAPPKEANVLEIMGHQFAWKVRYPGKDQALGNYNFRLIDNVNEMGIDFEDKASEDDFMVGEIHIPVGEPVLFKIRARDVLHSVFAPHFRLKMDAVPGYPTQFHFVPTKTTAQMRTETGNPDFNYEIACTEICGRGHFAMKFIVVVEEKEEYEKWYAAQTPFLEQNPDYKGKGMSEYIKKNIAGKQAPAKELEAKPAANTEVAEQIVKAGI; this comes from the coding sequence ATGGTAAATATCATTCTAGGACTTACCGGGGTGTTAATTCTGGCCATCTTCTTGATGTTGTTCAGAATACAGACGCTCGTGTCGATTGTCCAAGGAAAAGAAAAAGTAGGGATGGCCAACCGTATCAACGCCGCCCTAATGCTGATTGTACCCATCATAGGCTATGTGCTCTTTGCTTGGTACACCTCCAAAACAGCGTCAGATTTTATGCTTCCTGTAGCTTCTGAGCACGGCATGCAAACTGACTCACTGTTCTGGATATGTATGGTCATTATCTTGGCCATGTTCTTCATCACCAATACGGCTTTGTTTGTGTTTGCATACCGCTATCAATACCAAGAGGGTCGTCAGGCATCGTTCTTTCACGATAATACTCAGCTGGAGTTTATCTGGACGATTATCCCGGCTATCATCTTGACAGGTATGGTGCTTTATGGCAACAATGTTTGGTGGAAAATCATGACAGCTCCTCCCAAAGAGGCGAATGTACTCGAAATCATGGGACACCAATTTGCGTGGAAAGTACGCTACCCCGGCAAAGACCAAGCGCTAGGAAACTATAACTTCCGCTTGATTGATAATGTCAACGAAATGGGTATCGACTTTGAAGACAAGGCCTCTGAAGATGATTTCATGGTGGGCGAAATCCACATCCCTGTAGGCGAGCCAGTATTGTTCAAAATCCGTGCACGTGATGTGTTACACAGTGTCTTTGCCCCTCACTTCCGTCTCAAGATGGATGCCGTACCGGGCTATCCCACACAGTTTCACTTTGTCCCTACCAAAACTACAGCGCAGATGCGTACAGAAACTGGCAATCCTGACTTCAACTACGAGATTGCTTGTACTGAAATCTGTGGACGCGGACACTTCGCGATGAAGTTTATTGTGGTGGTTGAAGAGAAAGAAGAGTATGAAAAATGGTATGCTGCCCAAACACCTTTCTTGGAGCAAAACCCTGATTACAAAGGCAAGGGAATGTCTGAATATATCAAGAAAAATATTGCCGGTAAGCAAGCCCCTGCCAAAGAACTAGAAGCTAAGCCTGCGGCCAACACCGAAGTAGCTGAGCAAATAGTAAAAGCAGGTATCTAA
- a CDS encoding c-type cytochrome: MKTSNLLVCTIALIGLALSACSKDPNHPGQEFAPQMYVSGAYEPFTQVEANPANTIKGEALKHNLRPTVPNTIARRDNRNGVYGEDGRIKDLLWYANIPADDYERAAKELTNPLKPTDKVLADGKRLYTSYCAPCHGATGAGDGKVAERYKGVANLEGITKSNGHIFHVITHGKGRMWPHASLITPLDRWKIVHYVNQLQGVDAKTDEDKADDKQDGTEKADDKKEAETTNTVAQR; the protein is encoded by the coding sequence ATGAAAACATCAAACTTGCTTGTATGTACCATCGCACTCATCGGGCTGGCGCTTAGCGCCTGCTCCAAAGACCCCAACCATCCGGGTCAGGAGTTTGCTCCACAGATGTATGTGTCTGGTGCTTACGAACCATTTACCCAAGTAGAAGCCAACCCTGCCAATACCATCAAGGGAGAGGCATTGAAGCACAATCTACGCCCCACAGTACCCAATACCATTGCCCGACGCGATAACCGCAACGGCGTTTATGGAGAAGATGGCCGTATCAAAGATTTGCTTTGGTATGCTAATATACCCGCAGACGACTATGAGCGCGCAGCCAAGGAGCTGACCAATCCTTTGAAGCCTACCGATAAGGTACTGGCCGACGGAAAGCGCCTCTATACTTCTTATTGTGCGCCTTGCCATGGCGCTACCGGCGCCGGTGACGGCAAAGTAGCAGAGCGATACAAAGGTGTCGCCAACTTAGAAGGTATTACCAAAAGCAACGGCCATATCTTCCACGTTATCACACACGGCAAAGGCCGTATGTGGCCACATGCCTCACTCATTACTCCGCTGGATCGCTGGAAAATTGTTCACTATGTGAATCAATTGCAAGGGGTAGACGCAAAAACAGATGAGGATAAGGCCGATGATAAGCAAGACGGAACGGAAAAAGCCGATGACAAAAAAGAGGCTGAAACCACCAATACCGTTGCGCAGCGATAA